Proteins from a genomic interval of Gossypium hirsutum isolate 1008001.06 chromosome A09, Gossypium_hirsutum_v2.1, whole genome shotgun sequence:
- the LOC121206286 gene encoding uncharacterized protein — translation MLIISVLPATRSPLFLSHTHSFWFRVLTMADVKEISKKRKRLSFPVTRSLIGSFIRSKSQVQSGSQSQHGRNHHDQQPIVKKLKNSLPDEDSSMGYGLSAVSIKDLRLRRVISPSSTDGVIPDSFDDTENLGKPQIAEIHLGATQEPLENGSFKKLDMSNENFVQSTPPDAEIFGAEPVVERNGGEFSDQFLEKKPCEKGSHQQKDAMNNSMKSVLKPCSRARLFRTPGSFSYRRLLPYLMDIEKDHSGSQTMGHPQKPEKGFEDEHLLASNGPKSLPDKTTSCSLVVHDTDYGKPLIAASVESSTSRDDEASSMPVVNGEIEKLELQDSFEGRNLNCLKNCLSSTIEDSHFNEENLVGAVSSNKTSTDNIEVAKISVEHPCNAQSLEVLGQNFSTLNNKCESSCDFEVTESSEDDTKRSEIQGMPKATICNSFECQNLNSVDPALSEMGGNGICSLQQRVDIDGEVVERVEDLSGECMSMTPPDVNTSSKYKTDGSRGNTADNVSQGVGQVTEKLTNETLHRNNSQGHAKSPDSSPKNKMAPKAHLHLKLSKIPGSVSYSRLLPYLIDITSQNSSASGNNQSLKVEKSSKEKPLSLFITPAKDTSMLTSNDKSCPVERHKGDDIKLDVVAASVTSTSDHKPTESPPKQVAESPMIMNLQEPGPPVKPSALDTSQKLETRLKDVVQSPAMSSSSPREEDAKLAANQLPLETDANCIKSTEKCANHEKHIEASFVEASMPPRIPSASLQKGILKRNPRGCRGICTCLNCSSFRLHAERSFEFSRIQMQDAEEVALDLIKELSYLRNMLEKSAFVAKDQTNICIDQVKEACKKASDAEELAKTRLSEMNYHLNIHCRIPCEQRPSVRFADYVEEHVIHPIADSSNK, via the exons ATGCTTATCATCTCAGTTCTGCCCGCCACTCGATCGCCTCTCTTTCTCTCTCACACACAcagtttttggtttagggttttaacaATGGCGGATGTAAAGGAAATCTCTAAGAAGCGGAAGCGATTATCCTTTCCTGTAACTCGTTCGTTAATTGGAAGCTTCATTCGTAGCAAATCCCAGGTTCAAAGCGGAAGCCAATCCCAACACGGTAGAAACCACCATGATCAGCAACCCATTGTCAAGAAACTGAAAAACAGCTTACCAGATGAAGATTCATCGATGGGGTACGGTTTATCCGCCGTTTCCATCAAAGATCTCCGTTTAAGACGGGTCATCTCTCCCTCTTCCACCGATGGAGTGATTCCTGACAGTTTCGATGATACTGAGAATCTGGGGAAACCTCAAATTGCTGAGATTCACTTGGGTGCAACTCAAGAACCGTTGGAAAATGGAAGTTTTAAAAAGTTGGATATGTCGAATGAGAATTTTGTGCAGTCGACACCACCAGATGCTGAGATCTTTGGAGCTGAACCAGTGGTTGAAAGAAACGGAGGTGAATTTTCAGATCAGTTCTTAGAGAAGAAGCCATGTGAAAAAGGCTCTCATCAGCAGAAAGATGCCATGAACAATTCAATGAAATCA GTTCTTAAACCTTGTTCTCGTGCGAGGCTTTTCAGAACTCCAGGCTCATTCAGCTACAGAAGATTGCTTCCTTACTTGATGGATATAGAAAAAGATCATTCTG GTTCCCAAACAATGGGTCACCCTCAAAAACCTGAGAAGGGTTTCGAGGACGAGCATCTCTTGGCTTCAAATGGTCCAAAATCATTGCCAGATAAGACAACTAGCTGCTCCTTGGTGGTTCACGATACTGATTATGGTAAGCCGTTAATTGCGGCATCAGTCGAGTCCTCTACCTCAAGGGACGATGAGGCTTCCTCAATGCCAGTGGTTAATGGAGAAATTGAGAAACTTGAGTTGCAAGATTCTTTTGAAGGCCGGAATCTGAATTGTttgaaaaattgtttatcttcaaCTATAGAGGATTCTCATTTCAATGAGGAAAATTTAGTTGGTGCGGTTTCTAGTAATAAAACATCGACAGATAACATCGAGGTTGCAAAGATTAGTGTTGAACATCCTTGCAATGCTCAAAGTCTCGAAGTTTTGGGCCAGAATTTTTCTACACTTAATAATAAGTGTGAATCTTCTTGTGATTTTGAAGTTACAGAAAGTTCTGAAGATGACACAAAGAGGTCTGAGATTCAAGGGATGCCAAAAGCCACCATTTGTAATTCCTTTGAATGTCAGAACCTGAATTCTGTGGATCCTGCATTGTCTGAAATGGGAGGAAACGGAATATGCAGTTTACAGCAGAGAGTTGACATTGATGGTGAAGTTGTGGAACGCGTTGAAGACTTAAGTGGAGAATGTATGTCGATGACACCGCCTGATGTCAATACGTCCTCCAAGTACAAGACTGATGGTAGCAGAGGCAACACAGCGGATAATGTTTCACAAGGTGTAGGTCAAGTTACTGAGAAGTTGACAAATGAAACGCTTCACAGAAATAACAGTCAGGGCCATGCTAAAAGCCCAGACTCAAGTCCTAAAAACAAGATG GCTCCAAAAGCACACTTGCATCTGAAGTTATCTAAAATTCCGGGTTCAGTCAGTTATAGTCGGTTGCTTCCGTATTTGATTGATATAACAAGTCAAAACTCCA GTGCTTCTGGAAATAATCAGTCACTGAAAGTTGAGAAAAGTTCCAAAGAAAAGCCACTTTCACTGTTCATTACTCCTGCCAAAGACACATCAATGCTAACTTCCAATGACAAAAGTTGTCCCGTAGAGCGTCATAAGGGTGATGATATTAAGCTAGATGTGGTTGCAGCATCAGTTACGAGTACTTCTGACCATAAACCAACAGAGTCTCCTCCTAAACAAGTAGCTGAATCCCCGATGATAATGAATTTACAAGAACCAGGACCACCTGTAAAACCTTCTGCATTGGATACAAGTCAGAAGTTAGAAACTAGGCTTAAAGATGTGGTTCAGTCGCCAGCCATGTCATCAAGCTCTCCAAGAGAAGAAGATGCTAAATTGGCGGCTAATCAGTTACCTCTTGAAACGGATGCGAACTGCATAAAGTCTACCGAGAAATGTGCAAACCATGAAAAGCATATTGAAGCTAGCTTTGTTGAAGCCTCTATGCCTCCTAGAATTCCTTCTGCTAGTCTTCAAAAGGGGATCCTTAAAAGAAACCCCCGTGGATGCAGAGGTATTTGTACTTGTCTGAACTGTTCTTCATTTCGGCTTCATGCAGAGAGGTCATTTGAATTCTCAAGAATTCAGATGCAAGATGCTGAAGAAGTGGCtttagatttgattaaagagTTATCTTACCTACGGAATATGTTGGAAAAATCTGCTTTCGTTGCCAAAGATCAGACCAACATTTGCATCGATCAG GTCAAGGAAGCTTGCAAGAAAGCCTCTGATGCTGAAGAACTTGCCAAAACCCGACTCAGTGAAATGAACTATCATCTAAACATTCACTGCAGAATCCCA TGTGAGCAGCGACCAAGCGTGAGATTTGCCGATTATGTTGAAGAACACGTCATCCATCCGATAGCAGACTCATCGAACAAATAG